Proteins from a genomic interval of Medicago truncatula cultivar Jemalong A17 chromosome 3, MtrunA17r5.0-ANR, whole genome shotgun sequence:
- the LOC11428305 gene encoding putative F-box/LRR-repeat protein At3g28410: MKRKYNDDVKQDRLSDLPDSVVLHILSFFNTKEAAQTCILSKRWKNLWKFVTTLKLSTRHFETIHPFTKFVSHVLSHRDDSTALQALDSHRASIVEAYLLKKIVKYAVSHSVQQLQISVDADFQCFPPCFFSCNTLTSLKLSLGFNTLFPNFLNLPALTSLSLRSFVFHNSDDGRVEPFSKFKMLNSLIIDSCMVCDAQNLCISSPKLVSLTILQSYFGIELSVPSLHTFTFTGCTIPNKIYGSKSNLSTIKHVNIDLPSVWESAKTSSALLSWLSEFAGIESLTVSLDALKVLSLVPELSKVELPSLHNLKLLKVGRFGRSSIPGRIVDFLLQNSPSAKVNVITYSGHNFLWG, from the exons ATGAAACGAAAATATAACGATGATGTGAAACAAGATCGCCTCAGTGACTTGCCTGATTCTGTTGTACTTCACATTCTCTCATTTTTCAACACCAAAGAGGCAGCACAAACTTGTATACTTTCCAAAAGATGGAAGAATTTATGGAAGTTTGTTACTACCCTTAAATTAAGTACTAGACACTTTGAGACTATCCATCCTTTCACCAAATTTGTGTCTCATGTTTTGTCTCATCGCGATGACTCAACCGCACTGCAGGCCCTTGATTCTCATCGCGCGAGTATTGTGGAGGCTTACCTACTAAAAAAGATTGTAAAATATGCTGTTTCACACAGTGTCCAACAGTTACAAATCAGCGTTGATGCTGATTTTCAATGCTTTCCTCCATGCTTCTTTTCATGTAACACTTTAACTTCTCTTAAACTTTCCCTTGGCTTTAATACATTATTTCCAAATTTTCTAAATTTGCCGGCATTAACCAGCTTGTCTCTTCGTAGCTTTGTCTTTCATAATAGTGATGATGGTCGTGTCGAGCCCTTTTccaaatttaaaatgttaaatagtTTGATCATTGATAGTTGTATGGTTTGTGATGCACAAAACCTTTGCATATCAAGTCCCAAGCTTGTTAGTTTAACTATACTTCAGAGTTATTTCGGAATTGAGCTATCTGTTCCAAGTCTTCATACCTTTACTTTTACTGGTTGCACTATTCCGAATAAGATCTATGGGAGCAAGAGCAACCTCTCTACTATCAAGCATGTAAATATTGATTTACCAAGTGTTTGGGAATCGGCGAAGACTTCATCGGCTCTACTTAGCTGGCTGTCTGAGTTTGCTGGGATCGAATCATTGACTGTCTCTTTAGATGCCCTCAAG GTTCTTTCCTTAGTTCCTGAACTATCGAAGGTTGAGCTTCCTTCCTTGCATAACTTGAAGTTACTGAAAGTAGGAAGGTTCGGACGCTCATCAATACCTGGTCGAATAGTAGACTTTTTGCTTCAAAACTCACCCTCAGCAAAGGTTAACGTGATAACTTACTCTGGTCATAACTTCCTCTGGGGATAA
- the LOC11425398 gene encoding putative disease resistance protein RGA1 — MADVLLGTVIENLGSFFREELASFLGVGELTQKLCGNLTAIRAILKDAEVKQITSHAVKDWLQKLADAAHVLDDILDECSITSKPCGDNKWITRFHPKKILARRDIGKRMKEVAKKIDVIAEERIKFGLQVGVIEERQRGDDEWRQTTSVITEVVVYGRDKDKEKIVEFLLRHASDSEELSIYPIVGHSGYGKTTLAQLVYNDESVSTHFDLKIWVCVSDDFSMIKILHSIIESATGQNPNLSSLESMQKKVQEVLQSKRYLLVLDDVWNEDHGKWYKFKFLLQSAITRKGSSILVTTRLEIVASIMGTQPRHLLVGLSDDDIWPLFKHCTFGPNGEEHAELATIGKEIVRKCVGSPLAAKVLGSLLRFKREKHQWLSIKESKFWNLSEDNPIMSALRLSYYNLKLPLRPCFSFCAVFPKDFEIHKECLIHLWMANGLLTSRGNLQMELLGNEVWNELYQRSFFQEVKSDIVGNITFKMHDLVHDLAQSIMGEECVASEVSSLADLSIRVHHISFIDSKEKLDYKMIPFNKIESLRTFLEFRPSTKKLDVLPPINLLRALRTSSFGLSALRNLMHLRYLELCHSRITTLPGSVCRLQKLQTLKLKDCPYFSHFPKQLTQLQELRHIVIENCFSLVSTPFRIGELTCLKTLTVFIVGSKTGFGLAELHNLQLGGMLHIRGLENVSNDGDAREANLIGNKDLNRLYLSWGDYTNSQVRDVDVARVLEALEPHSGLKSFGVNGYRGTHFPRWMSNTSILKGLVHIILYGCETCRKLPPFGKLPCLTNLVIVGMRDIKYIDDDMYDPATEKAFASLKKLTLCSLPNLERVLEVDGVEMLHQLLDLDLTDVPKLTLPSLPSIESLSARGGNEELLKSIFYNNCSDDVASSLGGIACNNRYNLKFLFIAYFAKLKELPVELSTLSALESIYIYYCDEMDSLSEHLLKGLSSLRILVVSKCPKFKSLSDSMRHLTCLEILKITNSPQFVFPHNMNSLTSLRQLVVWGCNENILDNIEGIPSLKRLSLDNFPSLTSLPDWLGAMTSLQVLQISRFPMLRSLPDSIQQLQNLQKLSILRSSMLLRKRCKRGVGEDWHKIAHIPALILESDAKTSFCENIISACNTGKQIWYRLQHGYTTTGEFDRLIEEL, encoded by the exons ATGGCTGATGTTTTACTTGGAACCGTGATTGAAAACCTCGGATCTTTTTTTCGAGAGGAGCTTGCATCCTTTTTGGGTGTAGGAGAATTGACCCAGAAGCTATGTGGAAATCTCACTGCAATTCGTGCTATACTCAAAGACGCTGAAGTGAAGCAAATTACAAGCCATGCTGTAAAAGATTGGCTGCAGAAGCTGGCTGATGCTGCTCATGTTCTTGATGATATATTGGACGAATGTTCAATAACATCAAAACCCTGTGGAGACAACAAGTGGATCACCCGTTTCCATCCTAAGAAGATTTTGGCTCGGCGTGACATTGGAAAGAGGATGAAAGAGGTTGCTAAAAAGATTGATGTTATTGCTGAAGAAAGGATCAAGTTTGGATTACAAGTGGGAGTCATAGAGGAGCGTCAGCGAGGAGATGATGAATGGCGCCAAACTACTTCTGTCATCACTGAAGTTGTGGTATATGGAAGAGACAAAGATAAAGAGAAGATTGTCGAGTTTCTTCTGAGGCATGCTAGTGACAGTGAAGAACTCTCTATCTATCCCATTGTTGGCCACAGTGGATATGGAAAAACAACACTTGCTCAATTGGTCTATAACGATGAAAGTGTAAGCACCCATTTTGACTTGAAAATATGGGTTTGTGTTTCAGATGATTTCAGCATGATTAAAATCCTACACTCCATCATAGAATCTGCCACAGGACAAAATCCTAATCTCTCTTCTCTAGAATCCATGCAAAAAAAGGTTCAAGAAGTTTTGCAAAGCAAAAGGTATTTACTTGTATTAGATGATGTTTGGAATGAAGACCATGGTAAATGGTACAAGTTCAAGTTTTTGTTGCAGTCTGCAATTACAAGGAAAGGTTCATCAATTTTAGTCACTACAAGACTTGAAATTGTTGCATCTATCATGGGAACTCAACCCCGTCATCTTTTAGTAGGTTTATCTGATGATGACATTTGGCCTTTGTTCAAACACTGTACTTTTGGACCAAATGGAGAAGAGCATGCAGAGCTTGCCACAATAGGCAAGGAGATAGTGAGAAAATGTGTGGGTTCACCTCTTGCAGCAAAAGTATTAGGAAGCCTTTTACGATTTAAACGTGAGAAACATCAATGGCTTTCTATAAAGGAAAGCAAGTTTTGGAATTTATCTGAGGATAATCCAATCATGTCTGCTTTGAGGCTGAGCTACTATAATTTGAAATTGCCATTGAGgccttgtttttctttttgtgctGTTTTTCCCAAAGATTTTGAGATACATAAGGAATGCCTCATTCATCTTTGGATGGCTAATGGACTTCTTACATCTAGAGGAAATTTACAGATGGAGCTTCTTGGTAATGAGGTATGGAATGAATTATATCAAAGATCATTTTTTCAAGAAGTTAAATCTGATATAGTAGGGAACATTACATTTAAAATGCATGATTTGGTTCATGATTTAGCTCAGTCCATTATGGGAGAAGAATGTGTGGCTTCTGAGGTTTCAAGCTTGGCCGATTTGTCAATTAGAGTTCACCATATAAGTTTCATAGACAGTAAAGAAAAGCTTGACTACAAAATGATTCCCTTCAATAAAATTGAATCCTTGCGAACCTTTCTTGAGTTTAGACCATCCACCAAAAAATTAGATGTGTTGCCACCGATCAATCTTCTCCGAGCTTTACGTACAAGTTCTTTTGGACTGTCAGCTTTGAGGAATTTAATGCATTTGAGGTACCTAGAACTTTGCCATAGTAGGATCACAACCTTGCCTGGGTCTGTTTGTAGACTGCAGAAGTTGCAAACACTAAAACTTAAAGACTGCccttatttttctcatttccCCAAACAATTGACGCAATTGCAAGAACTTAGACATATCGtgattgaaaattgtttttcattaGTATCAACTCCCTTTAGAATTGGGGAGTTAACTTGTCTGAAAACATTGACCGTTTTCATTGTTGGATCAAAAACTGGGTTTGGTTTAGCAGAGTTACACAACTTACAATTAGGAGGCATGCTTCACATCAGAGGCCTTGAGAATGTGTCCAACGACGGGGATGCTAGAGAAGCTAATTTGATTGGCAATAAGGACTTAAATCGCTTATATCTTTCGTGGGGTGATTATACTAATTCACAAGTTAGGGACGTTGATGTTGCGCGAGTACTAGAAGCTCTTGAGCCCCATTCAGGTCTCAAGAGTTTTGGTGTAAACGGTTATAGGGGAACACATTTTCCTCGTTGGATGAGCAATACTTCTATTCTAAAAGGCTTAGTTCATATTATTCTCTATGGCTGTGAAACCTGCAGGAAGCTTCCCCCATTTGGTAAATTACCATGTTTAACTAACCTTGTTATAGTTGGAATGAGAGATATAAAGTACATTGATGATGACATGTATGACCCTGCAACTGAGAAGGCTTTTGCGTCATTGAAAAAATTGACTTTGTGTAGCTTACCAAATTTAGAGAGGGTGTTGGAAGTTGATGGAGTAGAGATGTTACACCAACTTTTAGACTTAGATCTAACAGATGTCCCTAAACTCACATTGCCGTCCCTTCCATCTATTGAGTCACTTTCTGCTCGTGGAGGAAATGAAGAGTTATTGAAGTccattttttacaacaattGCAGTGATGATGTAGCTTCCTCTTTGGGGGGAATTGCTTGTAATAATAGGTATAATCTTAAGTTCCTTTTCATAGCGTACTTTGCAAAACTCAAGGAATTACCTGTTGAACTCAGTACTCTTAGTGCTTTAGAATCTATTTACATTTATTATTGTGATGAAATGGATTCATTGTCGGAGCACTTGTTGAAAGGGTTAAGTTCTCTCCGAATTTTGGTCGTTAGTAAATGCCCTAAATTTAAATCCTTGTCCGACAGTATGAGACACCTAACTTGTCTTGAGATACTTAAAATCACCAACAGTCCACAGTTCGTTTTTCCGCATAACATGAACAGTCTAACTTCCCTTCGTCAATTGGTAGTTTGGGGGTGTAATGAAAACATACTAGACAACATAGAAGGTATCCCCTCACTGAAAAGGTTGTCTCTGGACAATTTTCCTTCCCTAACATCCTTGCCGGACTGGTTGGGTGCCATGACTTCTCTTCAAGTATTACAAATCTCTAGGTTTCCGATGTTAAGGTCGCTACCAGACAGCATTCAGCAACTCCAAAACTTACAAAAGTTAAGTATTCTTCGTAGCTCTATGTTGTTGAGAAAGCGATGCAAGAGAGGAGTAGGTGAAGATTGGCATAAGATAGCTCACATTCCGGCATTGATATTGGAATCTGATGCAAAAACATCATTTTGtg AGAATATCATATCAGCATGCAATACAGGGAAGCAAATTTGGTACCGTCTTCAACACGGTTACACGACCACGGGTGAATTTGACCGGTTGATTGAAGAGCTCTAA
- the LOC11419565 gene encoding F-box/LRR-repeat protein At3g26922: MKRERHNHNQEKNEDRLSVLPECILLHILSFLDPKEAVQTCILSKSWKNLWKYLPILKLTFRHFKKNPKGFTKFVSQILSLRNDSTALHTLDFHCRGRLELHILERILKYAFSHNVQRLGVDLSCNIPQFPLSFFSCHTLTSLDLRIHFFTLTNLFPDSLDLPALTNLSLQGFLFCVGDDGRANPFSTLNKLNSLIINRCASNSADNPLLLLDLLVELANVESLTISSFTLEVLSLVHDLSKVEFNFLHNLKSLKVNTYQQSIPDGILNFLLQNAPSTKLSSNIAVKILTYWMCFIHMFSQILEVTCV, translated from the exons ATGAAGAGAGAAAGGCATAATCATAACCAAGAGAAGAATGAAGACAGGCTCAGTGTCTTACCCGAGTGTATTCTACTTCACATTCTCTCCTTTTTGGACCCTAAAGAGGCGGTCCAAACTTGTATTCTCTCCAAATCATGGAAGAATCTCTGGAAATATCTTCCCATCCTTAAATTAACTTTTAGACACTTTAAGAAGAATCCCAAGGGTTTCACCAAATTTGTGTCTCAGATATTGTCTCTTCGCAATGACTCAACAGCACTTCACACACTTGATTTTCACTGTCGGGGTAGACTGGAGCTTCACATACTCGAAAGAATTTTGAAATATGCTTTTTCACATAATGTCCAGCGATTAGGAGTTGATCTCTCTTGTAATATTCCCCAATTTCCCCTTTCCTTCTTTTCGTGTCACACATTAACGTCTCTTGACCTTCGTATTCACTTTTTCACTCTTACAAATTTATTTCCTGATTCTCTGGATTTACCAGCATTAACCAACCTGTCTCTACAAGGCTTTCTCTTTTGTGTCGGCGATGATGGTCGTGCCAATCCCTTTTCGACATTAAACAAGTTGAATAGTTTGATCATTAACAGATGTGCA TCAAATTCTGCAGATAATCCTTTGCTTCTACTCGACTTGCTGGTCGAGCTTGCTAATGTTGAATCATTGACAATTTCTTCATTCACTCTTGAG GTTCTCTCCTTAGTTCATGATTTATCGAAGGTTGAGTTCAATTTTTTGCATAACTTGAAGTCACTTAAAGTAAATACTTACCAACAATCAATACCTGATGGAATATTGAACTTTTTGCTTCAAAATGCTCCATCAACAAAG CTGTCATCAAATATTGCTGTGAAGATCTTAACATATTGGATGTGTTTCATACATATGTTTTCTCAGATCCTTGAAGTTACTTGTGTTTGA